gaggctaagtcttccatgcacctctggatactcggatgatgtgttgggtttacaagtctctctttaatgtgtagactgttggtacatgggcaaagacaagatgtacgaccattctgtaacagatgtgttctgtagacatttaccttttctggtttgtggagtccgtctagacatacttctccaacgatgacccatccgagatcaaggcgttgtgcaaatggtgcattgtgtggcccattgtactgttctctgactttgtgcactttgaggatatctctcccaagtagaaggatgattgcagcatctggatctagtgctggtatctggtctgctattcgcaccagatgggggtgatgacgagcaacttcaggtgtgggatctctgacctgtcgtctggtatctcatcacattctatgagggtaggaagagtcacctttgtctttccatctaatgactcaatgatgtagttgtttgctcttctccctgttgtctctacaactccagaacaagtcttcagggtgtatggagttggacttcctttgtcaccgaagaggtcaaagaactctgtttttgccagagatctgttactctgttcatccaagactgtgtacatcttgattgctttttctctgaagcctgcaggatacaccttgactaagcatatcttggaacatgatctggggcggccctgctctgtacagatctcagtacactttgaggttactgttggcgttgtactctcgccttgctccccaccatgatcttcttgagttgctggaacttcttgtttacatggtggtggtcctgggtgcagtgctgacaggtgtttatcactgttgcactctgtgcattttattgtttttgtacagtcttttgcaagatgctgaattgaaccgcaacatctgaaacaaatgtgattgtctttaaggtaagctttgcgctcttctaacgtcttacttctgaaactgcgacattttcttagtggatgaggcttgttgtggattagacatattttgtctggctcctcaactttcttacttgtgttgtcttcctgattgactgcagactcaggcgagacttctgtcttacgtacagaaactgttgctctgcgttctttgtaaggcgttggatgtttttgctctacctttggggagcttgcagttctcttgttcaggaaagcaaagcttggatcattgcgtgtttcagcttgatctacgatgaattcagcaaggaaggcaAATGATGGAAATGCGACTCGTTGTTCTTTCTTGTATCTTGATGCTTGAGTGACCCACCTTTCCTgcaagttgaaaggaagtttctcgattatgggatcaactccacgtgctgtatctaagtatgagagacctggcagatatccactagacttagcggcttctatttctaagagtaggtccccaaaccctctcagcttttgattgtctttgtttgtcattcttggatagttttctatcctcttcagaagagcatcttcaatcacttcaggtgacccatagcagtgttctagtctcctccacactattgcaagtcctgctgctgcgtcatgaacatgtactgatctgattctttgggcttgctcagtggactctggtcctagccatttgacgagcagatcaagcttttctctgtctgtcagatctaAGTCTTGGGTACCGCTTAGGAAAGATGACTTCCAGGCCCAGTAGTTTTCTGGACGGTCATCGAATTTCATGAGACCAGCGCTCACTATCTCACGGCGCATCAGGAATCTTGCTACCTCTGTAGCTCTTGCTGCATCTGGTGAATACTTCCTGGGTGTAAACTCAGGGTATGGCTGCGGCTGGTAAGGCTGATGAGGTACTTGACTAAGTCTGCTTTCTTCTCCTCTGTTGTAAGTCTTTCTGCTATAATCCAGACTTGTATTTGCTTGAGGAGGGAGTACATCAGCATCCGTTTGCACTCTTGTCAGGTTGGCAGATTGGTCTCTGAGGATGTGACCACTTGACTTCCTACCCTGAGGTTCTGATTCAGTCTTGCAGTGTTGCGTATAATCAAAGTTGCTTATTGCTGGTGGAGTCAATGATGGCCTTGATGTGTCATTGAACTGCTGGTCAGTGTACATGGTTgcttgtgactgtatgtactcacgggtacgttggcttgcgctgaggggtgacatctgggtttctatgtcagcgaactgagcttcggcagcccttgtgagaacttctgcctcggctaaggctgctgcagcgtttttctgctgttgcagtaagtgtaaagatgcttgcacttcagcttttcttctaagtgcttcagcttgttctttcatcaattcagcttcctg
Above is a genomic segment from Hyla sarda isolate aHylSar1 chromosome 1, aHylSar1.hap1, whole genome shotgun sequence containing:
- the LOC130281981 gene encoding uncharacterized protein LOC130281981, which codes for MQNPENSTLTVNPQCSYKEEDTLQRSRSRCTTLSRASSQTNLTSVSADASRFKRHSSRHSSTTSLSSASAIATKARAKAEAACAMASYAKQEAELMKEQAEALRRKAEVQASLHLLQQQKNAAAALAEAEVLTRAAEAQFADIETQMSPLSASQRTREYIQSQATMYTDQQFNDTSRPSLTPPAISNFDYTQHCKTESEPQGRKSSGHILRDQSANLTRVQTDADVLPPQANTSLDYSRKTYNRGEESRLSQVPHQPYQPQPYPEFTPRKYSPDAARATEVARFLMRREIVSAGLMKFDDRPENYWAWKSSFLSGTQDLDLTDREKLDLLVKWLGPESTEQAQRIRSVHVHDAAAGLAIVWRRLEHCYGSPEVIEDALLKRIENYPRMTNKDNQKLRGFGDLLLEIEAAKSSGYLPGLSYLDTARGVDPIIEKLPFNLQERWVTQASRYKKEQRVAFPSFAFLAEFIVDQAETRNDPSFAFLNKRTASSPKVEQKHPTPYKERRATVSVRKTEVSPESAVNQEDNTSKKVEEPDKICLIHNKPHPLRKCRSFRSKTLEERKAYLKDNHICFRCCGSIQHLAKDCTKTIKCTECNSDKHLSALHPGPPPCKQEVPATQEDHGGEQGESTTPTVTSKCTEICTEQGRPRSCSKICLVKVYPAGFREKAIKMYTVLDEQSNRSLAKTEFFDLFGDKGSPTPYTLKTCSGVVETTGRRANNYIIESLDGKTKVTLPTLIECDEIPDDRSEIPHLKLLVITPIWCE